One Streptomyces formicae genomic window, GGATCCGGCGATCGCGCGGTTCGCCGAGCGCATGATCGAGTCGACGCCGATCGACGTGGTCGCCGAGTTCTACCCGGCGTTCACCGAGCACGACAAGGCGGAGGCGCTCAAGCACTTCGCGGACCTGCCCGTCCTGGTCCTCGCGGGGGAGCACGACATGGTGACGCCGAGCGGGCACAGCGAGGCGATCGCCGAGCGGCTGCCGGACGCCGAGCTCGTCCTCGTCCCCGACGCGGGGCACATGGTCATGCTGGAGCACCCCGAGGTGGTCACCGAACGGCTCGTGGAGCTCCTTGCGCGGGCGGGCGGTGTGCCGGTGGCGGACGGTGCGGCGGCGTCCAGGGGCTAACGTGGGCGGTATGGAAGCACCGCACCACCAGGCCCCGGCCACCACCCTCAAGATCACGGTCAACTCCCCCGAGCAGATGGGCGAGTTGGGCCGCCGCCTGGCCAAGATCCTTCGTCCCGGCGACCTCGTCATGCTCACGGGTGAGCTCGGGGCCGGAAAGACGACGCTGACCAGAGGGCTCGGCGAGGGCCTCGACGTGCGCGGCGCCGTCACGTCCCCGACCTTCGTGATCGCCCGCGTCCACCCGCCGCTCGGCGCGGGCCCCGCGCTGGTGCACGTCGACGCGTACCGCCTGGGCGGCGGGCTCGACGAGATGGAGGACCTGGACCTCGACGTCTCGCTCCCCGACTCGGTGATCGTCGTCGAATGGGGCGACGGCAAGGTCGAGGAACTCTCGGACGACCGCCTGCGGGTGGTCATCGACCGCGCGGTCGGCGACACGACGGACGAGGTCCGCGAGGTCACGCTGACGGGCCTCGGGGCGCGCTGGTCGGGCGAGGACTTGACGCTGCTCGCGGCGTAGGCCGCGGGCGGCGTTGGCGGGCATGTGCCTGCGGTGCCGGTGACCTGGCTGTCGTCTTTCGGGTTCTTGGCGCCGCCCTGGGCTGTCGCCTGCGTTGGCCTCGTGGTGAGGGGCGGGCTTGGCTGGGTGAGTGGGTTTTCGGCAGCGCGGGTCGCGTACGGCCCGCGCCTTTGGCGTCTGCGCTCCGGGTGACTCAAGCTCCTGCGGCCTGCGGCCCGGGGCCGCTCGCGCCGTCTGCGGTCGGCACCGGCCCCCGCGTCACGACTGGGCCCTCGTCGGCCCGAGCCCTCGTTCCGACAACGCGTCGGGAAAATGTTGCGCGGTGCGTGTCGGGCGTGGTGACATGGATACCGGTGCTGGTTAGGTCTACCTAACCACGTCTGCCCCCGGAGCCCAGGAGGCATCCATGTCGGCTTCAGAACGTGACGTACAGCCGCAGCCGCACGGGCTGCCGGTGCCAGGGCCCTCGCGCGTGGCGGAGCCCGCGCGGTTCTCCATGAGTGATCTGCTGGCGTCCTGCGCCGCTGCGAGCGTGGTCTCCACGCCGCCCAGTGACCCGGACCCCAGGAGCGACGGGGCTAGGGAACGACGACGACCTTCTGGCTGATTCCCGCGAACTGCCACATCGCGTCGCCGTGGGCGCGGGACTCGCGGATGCCGCCCGTCTTCTTCGCGGGGTCGGGCTTGGGCGTCGAGCCGTCCACGGCCGCGCTGAACCCGATCGCGACCCCGTCGCTGGTCGTGAAGATCACGACGTGCTCGATCGGGGTGCCGTCCGTACCGGTGACCGAGCCCGTCCGGGAGGTCACGGCGTACTTGCCGGGGGTCGGGTCCACCGTGCCGGGCATGACCTCGAACGTGAGCTTGACCTTGCCCGCCGCCGTGACCAGCCAGACGCGGTCGTCGCCCAGGGAGTAGACGACCCGCTCGCCGGTGCCGGACTGCGCGGGCAGCGCCGTGGGGTTCTTCTTGTCCTTGGGGGAGCGCGACGCGGAGGCGGACGGCGACTTCTCGGGCTTGCCGAGGGTGTCGGGCGCGCTGGCGGACGCCTGGTAGGCGAGGAAGCCGACCGCGGCGAGCGCAGCGGCGGTGAGCCCGGCCACGAATCCCGAGCTGCTCCTTGACACCTTGCGCCACCCATCCTCTTCGTACTGCTACGGCTACGGGGTGACGGTAGCAGCCGCCGCGCCCCTCCCCGGGGCAGCCGCGCCCCCGTCCCCCGTGCGGCGGCCCCCTGCCGGTGCGGCCGTGCGACGGGCGTCGGAGCCGTAGGCTGTTCGCGTGCTCTTGCTCGCTCTGGATACCGCAACGCCCGCCGTCACCGTCGCCCTCCACGACGGCTCCTCCGTCATCGCGGAGTCGAGCCAGGTGGACGCCCGCCGTCACGGAGAACTGCTGCTTCCGGCCGTCGACCGGGTGCTCGCCGACGCCGGGCTCAGACTCGACGCCGTGACCGGCATCGTCGTCGGCGTGGGCCCCGGCCCCTACACAGGACTGCGCGTCGGCCTGATGACCGCCGACACGTTCGGCCTCGCGCTCGGCGTCCCGGTGCACGGGGTGTGCACCCTGGACGGCCTCGCGTACGCCTCCGGAATCGCGTCGGGCCCCTTCGTGGTGGCCACCGACGCCCGGCGCAAAGAGGTCTACTGGGCGCGCTACGACGACGTACGCACTCGTGCGAGTGATGCCGCCGTCGACCGGCCCGCGGACATCGCCGCCGAGGTCGAGGGGCTGCCCGCCGTCGGCGCGGGCGCGCTGCTCTATCCGGACACGTTCCCCGACGCGCGCGCCCCCGAGCACGTGTCGGCCGCCGCGCTCGCCTCGCTGGCCGCCGAGAAGCTGGCCGCGGGCGAGGAGCTCCTCGAGCCCCGGCCGCTGTACCTGCGCCGTCCCGACGCGCAGGTGCCCAAGAACTACAAGGTGGTCACCCCCAAGTGACCGAGGCGATCCAGGCGACCCAGGAGACGGACGGCGCCGTGCTGCGCGAGATGCGCTGG contains:
- the tsaB gene encoding tRNA (adenosine(37)-N6)-threonylcarbamoyltransferase complex dimerization subunit type 1 TsaB, whose product is MLLLALDTATPAVTVALHDGSSVIAESSQVDARRHGELLLPAVDRVLADAGLRLDAVTGIVVGVGPGPYTGLRVGLMTADTFGLALGVPVHGVCTLDGLAYASGIASGPFVVATDARRKEVYWARYDDVRTRASDAAVDRPADIAAEVEGLPAVGAGALLYPDTFPDARAPEHVSAAALASLAAEKLAAGEELLEPRPLYLRRPDAQVPKNYKVVTPK
- the tsaE gene encoding tRNA (adenosine(37)-N6)-threonylcarbamoyltransferase complex ATPase subunit type 1 TsaE: MEAPHHQAPATTLKITVNSPEQMGELGRRLAKILRPGDLVMLTGELGAGKTTLTRGLGEGLDVRGAVTSPTFVIARVHPPLGAGPALVHVDAYRLGGGLDEMEDLDLDVSLPDSVIVVEWGDGKVEELSDDRLRVVIDRAVGDTTDEVREVTLTGLGARWSGEDLTLLAA